A genome region from Sebastes umbrosus isolate fSebUmb1 chromosome 22, fSebUmb1.pri, whole genome shotgun sequence includes the following:
- the LOC119481214 gene encoding proteoglycan 4-like isoform X1 has protein sequence MKTIRVLVLLLLASVHVFTPVSSDDTVAPLTTPDPKLTTSSAASVKTPTAAQNATSTVVPNATPTVATAAPAPAPAASTVPAATTPAPAQASTTLAHVPSTATRDANSKPNGAGERQVSTPAPTMTASTTAASADQKVATSTSLVVTQTDAEKNDSLRPRSHGQQLSLPDPENSSLVETTEPRGTISPPPAPSGPKAPNQIIPSPGTPQQPGIKNNDTKGAGPQTGNDEKVPPKSDKRLWWIVLPALLVAGAAAIVLKFKCKKMHDHTETIDNGTENASFQSRTETSKDGVMLLGVKSSAGEQNAAAR, from the exons ATGAAGACCATCAGGGTTCTTGTCCTCCTCCTGCTAGCGTCTGTCCATGTCTTCACACCAG TTTCATCAGATGACACAGTTGCGCCGTTAACAACACCAGACCCAAAGTTGACAACAT CATCTGCAGCATCAGTAAAAACCCCAACAGCAGCCCAAAATGCAACCTCAACAGTAGTCCCAAATGCAACACCAACAGTAGCAACAGCAGcgccagcaccagcaccagcagcatcaacagtgccagcagcaacaacaccagcaccagcacAAGCATCAACAACACTAGCCCATGTACCCTCCACTGCTACTCGTGATGCCAACAGCAAACCCAATGGAGCCG gaGAACGTCAGGTTTCAACCCCAGCTCCTACGATGACTGCCTCAACTACAGCAGCATCTGCAGACCAAAAGGTTGCGACCTCTACATCTCTAGTTGTCACCCAGACGGACG CTGAGAAAAATGACAGTCTGCGACCAAGATCTCATGGACAACAATTAAGCCTTCCTGACCCAGAAAACAGCTCTTTGGTCGAGACAACTGAGCCTCGAG GTACAATTAGTCCTCCTCCTGCCCCAAGTGGGCCTAAAG CACCAAATCAAATCATTCCATCTCCAGGGACGCCACAACAGCCGGGTATAAAGAACAATGACACGAAAGGTGCTG gtCCTCAGACTGGCAATGATGAGAAGGTACCCCCCAAATCAG ACAAAAGACTGTGGTGGATTGTGCTGCCGGCCCTCCTGGTTGCAGGTGCTGCTGCCATCGTCCTCAAATTCAAATGCAAGAAGATGCACGATCACACAG AAACCATTGATAATGGAACTGAGAA CGCATCTTTCCAGAGCAGAACCGAAACCTCCAAAGATGGTGTCATGCTCCTCGGAGTGAAGTCATCAGCTGGGGAACAAAATG
- the LOC119481214 gene encoding flocculation protein FLO11-like isoform X2 yields MKTIRVLVLLLLASVHVFTPVSSDDTVAPLTTPDPKLTTSSAASVKTPTAAQNATSTVVPNATPTVATAAPAPAPAASTVPAATTPAPAQASTTLAHVPSTATRDANSKPNGAGERQVSTPAPTMTASTTAASADQKVATSTSLVVTQTDAEKNDSLRPRSHGQQLSLPDPENSSLVETTEPRGTISPPPAPSGPKGTPQQPGIKNNDTKGAGPQTGNDEKVPPKSDKRLWWIVLPALLVAGAAAIVLKFKCKKMHDHTETIDNGTENASFQSRTETSKDGVMLLGVKSSAGEQNAAAR; encoded by the exons ATGAAGACCATCAGGGTTCTTGTCCTCCTCCTGCTAGCGTCTGTCCATGTCTTCACACCAG TTTCATCAGATGACACAGTTGCGCCGTTAACAACACCAGACCCAAAGTTGACAACAT CATCTGCAGCATCAGTAAAAACCCCAACAGCAGCCCAAAATGCAACCTCAACAGTAGTCCCAAATGCAACACCAACAGTAGCAACAGCAGcgccagcaccagcaccagcagcatcaacagtgccagcagcaacaacaccagcaccagcacAAGCATCAACAACACTAGCCCATGTACCCTCCACTGCTACTCGTGATGCCAACAGCAAACCCAATGGAGCCG gaGAACGTCAGGTTTCAACCCCAGCTCCTACGATGACTGCCTCAACTACAGCAGCATCTGCAGACCAAAAGGTTGCGACCTCTACATCTCTAGTTGTCACCCAGACGGACG CTGAGAAAAATGACAGTCTGCGACCAAGATCTCATGGACAACAATTAAGCCTTCCTGACCCAGAAAACAGCTCTTTGGTCGAGACAACTGAGCCTCGAG GTACAATTAGTCCTCCTCCTGCCCCAAGTGGGCCTAAAG GGACGCCACAACAGCCGGGTATAAAGAACAATGACACGAAAGGTGCTG gtCCTCAGACTGGCAATGATGAGAAGGTACCCCCCAAATCAG ACAAAAGACTGTGGTGGATTGTGCTGCCGGCCCTCCTGGTTGCAGGTGCTGCTGCCATCGTCCTCAAATTCAAATGCAAGAAGATGCACGATCACACAG AAACCATTGATAATGGAACTGAGAA CGCATCTTTCCAGAGCAGAACCGAAACCTCCAAAGATGGTGTCATGCTCCTCGGAGTGAAGTCATCAGCTGGGGAACAAAATG